In a single window of the Haloarcula salinisoli genome:
- a CDS encoding extracellular solute-binding protein, whose product MRDESGVSRRAVLAALPAVGLAGCSGVVGGGEAVSMLVAGSLSNAVENGLRPAVDARLQPEAHGSAAAARLVADGGKDPDIVSLADVTLFDALLSVDWLAEFATNALVVAYDPDTGAGRRLSGGRDPWYEVLLAEDTSLGRTDPDLDPLGYRTLFCLELATGYYGTDRDLRKAVPEPDQRYPETQLLSQFETGAIDAAVVYRNMAEQRDYDYVDLPAEIDLSDPALAERYGTTSYELADETVVSGDVISYGSTLRNESERTRDVFETHITGEYLTDFGFTVPDDYPRYTGNVPESLTD is encoded by the coding sequence ATGCGTGATGAGTCGGGGGTCAGCCGACGCGCGGTCCTGGCAGCGCTGCCTGCCGTCGGGCTCGCGGGCTGTTCGGGCGTGGTGGGCGGGGGCGAGGCGGTGTCGATGCTCGTCGCCGGCAGTCTCAGCAACGCCGTCGAGAACGGCCTCCGGCCGGCAGTCGATGCCCGGCTCCAGCCGGAGGCACACGGCTCTGCGGCGGCGGCGAGGCTGGTCGCCGACGGCGGGAAAGACCCCGATATCGTCTCCCTGGCGGACGTGACCCTGTTCGACGCTTTGCTCTCGGTCGACTGGCTCGCCGAGTTCGCCACGAACGCGCTGGTCGTCGCTTACGACCCCGACACTGGGGCCGGTCGACGGCTCTCCGGGGGCCGTGACCCCTGGTACGAGGTGCTGCTTGCCGAGGACACCTCGCTGGGCCGGACCGACCCGGACCTGGACCCGCTTGGCTACCGGACGCTGTTCTGCCTGGAACTGGCGACTGGCTACTACGGGACCGACCGGGACCTCCGCAAAGCGGTCCCGGAGCCCGACCAACGGTACCCCGAGACCCAGCTCCTCAGCCAGTTCGAGACCGGCGCCATCGACGCCGCCGTCGTCTATCGCAACATGGCCGAACAACGGGACTACGACTACGTCGACCTCCCGGCCGAAATCGACCTGAGCGACCCCGCTCTCGCCGAGCGCTACGGGACGACAAGCTACGAACTCGCCGACGAGACCGTCGTCTCGGGCGACGTTATCAGCTACGGCTCGACGCTCCGTAACGAGTCCGAGCGGACCCGCGACGTCTTCGAGACCCACATCACGGGCGAGTACCTGACCGACTTCGGGTTCACTGTCCCCGACGACTATCCACGCTACACAGGCAATGTCCCGGAATCGCTCACGGACTGA
- the pfkB gene encoding 1-phosphofructokinase produces the protein MIATVTLNPAVDQTVTTEQPLSPGEVIRVDDAQFDAGGKGINVSKYLSEMGTETVATGVVGGFLGRFVTERLAAQGIESRFVDIDGTTRLNSTVLATDGEYKLNQRGPVVSDAEVGAIVERLTSLSPDIVVVAGSLPSGLDTGAIDRLARAGPWETAVDVEGALLRELDAHYAICKPNAPELEAATDRSVDDRESAVAAASSLRETGFDCVIASLGADGAVLVTADDVVHEPAIDCEVVDTVGAGDALLSGVLAARDAGADDAVALHTGVVAATAAVSTPGTDVPPLPEADESGVQPVSNS, from the coding sequence ATGATAGCCACCGTCACGCTCAATCCGGCGGTGGACCAGACGGTCACCACCGAGCAGCCGCTCTCGCCCGGTGAGGTCATCCGGGTCGACGACGCCCAGTTTGACGCCGGCGGGAAGGGTATCAACGTCTCGAAGTACCTCAGCGAGATGGGGACCGAGACGGTGGCTACCGGTGTCGTCGGTGGGTTTCTCGGCCGGTTCGTCACCGAACGGCTGGCGGCCCAGGGTATCGAGTCCCGGTTCGTCGATATCGACGGGACGACGCGGCTGAACTCGACCGTCCTCGCCACCGACGGCGAGTACAAGCTCAACCAGCGCGGCCCGGTAGTCTCCGACGCCGAGGTTGGGGCCATCGTCGAGCGGCTCACGTCGCTGTCGCCCGATATCGTGGTCGTCGCGGGCAGCCTCCCATCGGGCCTCGATACCGGCGCAATCGACCGCCTCGCCCGGGCCGGCCCCTGGGAGACCGCTGTCGACGTCGAAGGCGCGCTACTGCGAGAGCTCGACGCGCACTACGCCATCTGCAAACCCAACGCCCCGGAGCTCGAAGCGGCGACGGACAGGTCCGTCGACGACCGCGAATCGGCCGTCGCGGCCGCCAGCTCCCTCCGAGAGACGGGCTTTGACTGTGTCATCGCCTCGCTTGGCGCAGACGGTGCCGTTCTCGTCACAGCGGACGACGTCGTCCACGAGCCCGCCATCGACTGCGAGGTCGTCGATACGGTCGGCGCTGGCGACGCCTTGCTTTCGGGCGTGCTTGCGGCAAGGGACGCCGGCGCCGACGACGCTGTCGCCCTGCACACCGGCGTCGTCGCCGCCACCGCAGCGGTCTCGACGCCGGGGACCGACGTGCCGCCGCTGCCCGAAGCCGATGAAAGCGGCGTCCAGCCGGTCTCGAACAGCTAG
- a CDS encoding PTS sugar transporter subunit IIA, which produces MTDQITDDIDELIPASHISLSEPPEGKEATIEYLLDLVVESGRIEDRQAALDALLAREEETTTGVGMGIGIPHAKTEAVNRPSLAFVRSEAGVDFGSMDDEPATLIFLILVPEEGGEDHLQILSSLSRALMHDDVRERLHGATDESEVQATLREAIA; this is translated from the coding sequence ATGACAGACCAGATTACAGACGACATCGACGAACTGATTCCGGCGAGCCACATCTCGCTGTCCGAACCACCCGAAGGGAAGGAGGCGACCATCGAGTATCTGCTCGACCTCGTCGTCGAGTCGGGCCGCATCGAGGACCGGCAGGCGGCCCTCGACGCCTTGCTCGCTCGCGAGGAAGAGACGACCACCGGCGTCGGAATGGGTATCGGCATTCCCCACGCGAAGACCGAGGCCGTCAACCGGCCCTCGCTGGCCTTTGTCCGCTCGGAGGCGGGCGTCGACTTCGGGAGCATGGACGACGAGCCGGCGACGCTCATCTTCCTGATACTCGTCCCCGAGGAGGGCGGCGAAGACCACCTGCAGATACTGAGTTCGCTGTCGCGGGCCCTGATGCACGACGACGTCCGCGAGCGCCTGCACGGGGCCACAGACGAGAGCGAGGTGCAGGCGACGCTCCGGGAGGCGATTGCATGA
- the ptsP gene encoding phosphoenolpyruvate--protein phosphotransferase: protein MAASTLTGTGATPRSGLGTVVWYDPEITLPDADESVDVEAERDRFADAVDTARAELERERDATAERVGEDEAAIFDAHIQFLEDPTIEEAVVASIEEGRPAAHAVDDAFGVHIEQFEGMEGRMAERADDLRDVRDRLLRLLTGGDRVNLADLPEGSVVLAERLTPSDTAQLDPETVAGFATVTGGRTSHAAIFARSLALPAVVGLGEALNDVSEGTEVVVDGDAGELLVGPDEAEREAARAEEGADVVEESVETSDGREIEVAANVGRPAELEPAAARGADGVGLYRTEFLFLDRQSPPDEDEQYETVRDALDTFPDGRVVVRTLDIGGDKQIPYLDLPEEENPFLGERGIRRSLDPDAELFRTQLRALLRAAADGAGELNVMFPLVATVEELEAAIEAVDDAAADLADRGVDHERPSLGVMVETPSAVFMADEFARRVDFLSIGTNDLTQYVMAADRENERVGDLHDPTHPGVVRAIGRTVEQAHANDAWVGMCGEMAGNPDVTELLVGLGLDELSMSAVTVPDVKVAVSETEYSAARERADSARRVATRSELHETIQ from the coding sequence ATGGCAGCCAGCACACTCACCGGCACCGGCGCGACGCCCCGCTCGGGACTCGGTACCGTCGTCTGGTACGACCCCGAAATCACGCTCCCGGACGCGGACGAGTCGGTCGACGTCGAGGCCGAGCGCGACCGCTTTGCCGACGCCGTCGACACCGCCCGCGCCGAACTGGAGCGCGAGCGCGACGCCACCGCAGAGCGCGTCGGCGAGGACGAAGCCGCCATCTTCGACGCTCACATCCAGTTCCTCGAGGACCCGACCATCGAGGAGGCAGTAGTGGCGAGCATCGAGGAGGGTCGCCCGGCGGCCCACGCCGTCGACGACGCCTTCGGCGTGCACATCGAGCAGTTCGAGGGGATGGAGGGCCGCATGGCCGAGCGCGCCGACGACCTCCGTGACGTACGGGACCGCCTGCTGCGCCTGCTCACCGGGGGCGACCGGGTGAACCTGGCCGACCTGCCCGAGGGCAGCGTCGTCCTCGCCGAGCGGCTCACCCCGAGCGACACGGCCCAGCTCGACCCGGAGACGGTGGCGGGCTTTGCCACGGTAACGGGAGGCCGGACCTCACACGCCGCCATCTTCGCCCGGTCGCTGGCGCTGCCGGCCGTCGTCGGCCTCGGCGAAGCGCTGAACGACGTGTCCGAAGGCACCGAGGTCGTCGTCGACGGTGACGCCGGCGAGCTACTCGTCGGGCCCGACGAAGCCGAGCGCGAGGCCGCGCGTGCCGAGGAGGGTGCAGACGTCGTCGAGGAGTCGGTCGAGACGAGCGACGGCCGCGAGATAGAGGTCGCCGCCAACGTCGGCCGCCCTGCGGAACTGGAGCCGGCGGCGGCCCGCGGCGCCGACGGCGTGGGGCTCTACCGCACGGAGTTCCTCTTCCTCGACCGCCAGTCCCCGCCCGACGAGGACGAGCAGTACGAGACCGTCCGGGACGCGCTGGATACCTTCCCCGACGGCCGCGTGGTCGTCAGGACGCTGGACATCGGCGGGGACAAGCAGATTCCGTATCTCGACCTCCCCGAAGAGGAGAACCCGTTCCTGGGCGAGCGGGGCATCCGGCGCTCGCTGGACCCCGACGCCGAGCTGTTCCGCACGCAGCTGCGAGCGCTGCTTCGGGCGGCCGCCGACGGCGCGGGGGAGCTGAACGTGATGTTCCCCCTCGTGGCGACCGTCGAGGAGCTCGAAGCGGCCATCGAGGCTGTCGACGACGCCGCCGCCGACCTCGCGGACCGTGGCGTCGACCACGAGCGCCCGTCGCTGGGCGTGATGGTCGAGACACCGAGCGCCGTCTTCATGGCCGACGAGTTCGCCCGGCGGGTTGACTTCCTCTCTATCGGGACGAACGACCTCACGCAGTACGTGATGGCGGCCGATCGGGAGAACGAGCGCGTCGGTGACCTCCACGACCCGACGCATCCGGGCGTGGTCCGGGCCATCGGCCGCACGGTCGAGCAGGCCCATGCCAACGACGCCTGGGTCGGGATGTGCGGCGAGATGGCCGGCAACCCCGACGTCACCGAACTCCTGGTCGGGCTGGGACTGGACGAGCTCAGCATGAGCGCCGTCACCGTCCCCGACGTGAAAGTCGCCGTCAGCGAGACCGAGTACAGCGCCGCACGCGAGCGTGCCGACAGCGCTCGTCGTGTCGCAACACGCAGCGAACTCCACGAGACAATCCAATGA
- a CDS encoding PTS fructose transporter subunit IIC, producing MSESPKFERLLRSHVTSVKEDLMTGVSFMIPFVTIGGIFLALAYAVGDTQAVFDNTGSPGWFLAQVGTAGLTIMVPILGAYIAYAIADRPGLAPGFLLSFIIQDGVVVSEAAAVIGVSGGEAGAGYLGAIVAGLLAGYVARWFKGLDVPEFLVPMMPVLIIPVATMAVLTPIMLFVLGVPVALANASLTGFLEGMQGGQAMFVGLILGGMMAFDMGGPVNKVAYVFSTGLITEGIYAPMAAVMIGGMVPPIGLAISNFISPHKYAAEMYENAKSGVVLGLSFITEGAIPYAAADPLRVIPAVVAGSAAGGAASMALNVTMPAPHGGIFVIPLSNKPFIFLGCIVLGSFVTAAVALLLKPDFEDRVEAGTESSAGTAQPSDD from the coding sequence ATGTCAGAGAGCCCCAAATTCGAACGACTGCTCCGGTCGCACGTGACCTCCGTCAAGGAGGACCTGATGACCGGCGTGTCGTTCATGATTCCGTTCGTCACGATTGGCGGTATCTTCCTCGCACTCGCGTACGCTGTGGGGGATACCCAGGCAGTCTTCGATAACACCGGCTCACCGGGCTGGTTCCTCGCCCAGGTCGGCACGGCCGGCCTCACCATCATGGTCCCCATCCTCGGGGCCTACATCGCCTACGCCATCGCGGACCGTCCAGGACTTGCACCCGGATTCCTGCTGTCGTTCATCATCCAGGATGGAGTCGTCGTCTCCGAAGCCGCCGCCGTCATCGGCGTCTCCGGCGGCGAGGCCGGCGCCGGCTACCTCGGCGCCATCGTCGCCGGGCTGCTGGCCGGCTACGTCGCGCGCTGGTTCAAAGGCCTGGACGTCCCGGAGTTCCTCGTCCCGATGATGCCCGTCCTCATCATTCCCGTCGCGACGATGGCGGTCCTCACGCCTATCATGCTGTTCGTGCTGGGCGTTCCGGTCGCGCTCGCTAACGCGAGTCTGACCGGGTTTCTGGAAGGGATGCAGGGCGGGCAGGCGATGTTCGTCGGGCTCATCCTCGGCGGGATGATGGCCTTCGACATGGGCGGTCCGGTGAACAAGGTGGCCTACGTCTTCTCGACGGGGCTCATCACCGAGGGCATCTACGCCCCCATGGCGGCCGTGATGATCGGCGGGATGGTCCCGCCTATCGGGCTGGCCATCTCGAACTTCATCTCCCCACATAAGTACGCGGCCGAGATGTACGAGAACGCAAAGAGCGGCGTCGTGCTTGGCCTTTCGTTCATCACGGAGGGCGCGATTCCCTACGCCGCGGCCGACCCCCTGCGGGTCATCCCCGCCGTCGTCGCCGGCAGCGCCGCCGGCGGCGCCGCATCTATGGCGCTGAACGTCACGATGCCCGCGCCCCACGGCGGTATCTTCGTCATTCCGCTGTCGAACAAACCGTTCATCTTCCTGGGCTGTATCGTCCTGGGCTCGTTCGTCACTGCGGCCGTGGCGCTCCTCCTCAAGCCCGACTTCGAGGACCGCGTCGAGGCCGGCACCGAGTCGAGCGCAGGCACGGCACAGCCGAGCGACGACTAA
- a CDS encoding PQQ-binding-like beta-propeller repeat protein, whose product MSGRQTRRRYLATLGVAGAAALAGCSNDSDDRTPTGGPSIPESVGRWPSFGYDTANTGAAADETGPTANVIVQWGYPTGKQVFSSPAVVDGSLYVGSNDGHVYCLSAVNGARQWRLPTEGLVRSSPAVSDGTVFVGSYDGYLYALAAGTGEVTWRYEAGASDNPLVDRAPVRASPTVADGTVYVGSDSDRVSAVSTSDGSEQWTAGTDGSVQTTPAVTGGSVYVGDNGGAVTALSAADGSQQWKSDVVDGVTGSPAVADGRVYVGTDGGDVVALSTSDGSEQWRYGTDGPVHSSPAVSEGTVYVGSDDSSVTALSASGGEKQWSFETNDAVRSAPSVVGGNVYVGSDDSQLYILSAGDGTVQWELSTGGPVSSSPAVVDNVVFVGSGNGNVYAMTAP is encoded by the coding sequence ATGTCAGGGCGACAGACGCGGCGACGGTACCTCGCGACACTGGGGGTGGCTGGGGCGGCCGCGTTGGCTGGCTGTTCCAACGACTCCGACGACCGAACTCCGACCGGTGGCCCCTCTATCCCCGAAAGCGTCGGTCGCTGGCCCTCGTTCGGCTACGACACCGCCAACACGGGGGCGGCGGCCGACGAGACCGGGCCGACGGCGAACGTCATCGTCCAGTGGGGGTATCCCACTGGAAAGCAGGTGTTCAGCTCGCCCGCTGTCGTCGACGGCAGTCTCTACGTCGGGAGCAACGACGGCCACGTCTACTGTCTCTCGGCCGTCAACGGCGCCCGGCAGTGGCGACTTCCCACAGAGGGGCTGGTCCGTTCGTCGCCGGCCGTCTCGGACGGGACCGTCTTCGTCGGCAGTTACGACGGGTACCTCTACGCCCTCGCGGCCGGTACTGGGGAGGTTACGTGGCGCTACGAGGCGGGTGCCTCGGACAACCCGCTGGTAGACCGTGCCCCCGTCCGGGCATCGCCGACGGTCGCGGACGGGACGGTGTACGTCGGTAGCGATAGCGACCGAGTCAGCGCCGTCTCGACGTCGGACGGGAGCGAACAGTGGACCGCCGGAACCGATGGGTCGGTCCAGACAACACCCGCAGTGACCGGCGGTAGCGTTTACGTCGGGGACAACGGCGGCGCTGTTACCGCGCTGTCGGCCGCGGACGGCAGCCAACAGTGGAAATCCGACGTCGTCGACGGCGTCACGGGTTCGCCGGCTGTCGCGGACGGGCGCGTCTACGTCGGCACTGACGGCGGCGACGTCGTGGCGCTGTCGACGTCGGACGGCAGCGAGCAGTGGCGATATGGGACGGACGGGCCGGTCCACTCCTCGCCGGCCGTCTCCGAGGGGACCGTCTACGTCGGGAGCGACGACAGCAGTGTCACCGCACTCTCGGCCTCGGGCGGTGAAAAGCAGTGGTCCTTCGAGACCAACGACGCGGTTCGGTCGGCGCCGTCGGTCGTGGGCGGCAACGTCTACGTCGGCAGCGACGACAGCCAGCTGTACATCCTCTCGGCGGGTGACGGGACCGTCCAGTGGGAGCTATCGACCGGCGGTCCGGTGTCGTCCTCACCGGCAGTGGTGGACAACGTCGTCTTCGTCGGCAGCGGCAACGGCAACGTCTACGCCATGACGGCGCCCTAG
- a CDS encoding ABC transporter permease → MSRNRSRTESVVGRLDWLSAAFVLGGLLLCYYLVPLVSLVLSQPPGAVLRSLQSPIVVSATATSLTAALLSTAIATVFGLGLAYWLAHAEGPLATLVTSLVVLPLVLPPVVSGLLLLTVVGRGTLVGQLAAANGLALTRSFVGVVLAQTFVASPFVVITAKAAFESVDRSLEDAARTLGQGRFGTFRRVTLPLAWPGVLAGITLAFARAIGEFGATVMLAYYPRTMPVQIWVSFRNQGLETAFPVALILVGVAVATILVLNVLGTNPLE, encoded by the coding sequence ATGTCCCGGAATCGCTCACGGACTGAGTCCGTCGTCGGCCGGCTCGACTGGCTCTCGGCGGCGTTCGTCCTCGGTGGCTTGCTTCTGTGTTACTACCTCGTGCCGCTGGTATCGCTGGTGCTCAGCCAGCCACCGGGTGCAGTCCTCCGTAGCCTGCAGTCGCCTATCGTCGTCTCGGCCACGGCGACGTCGCTGACGGCAGCGCTGCTCAGCACAGCGATTGCCACAGTGTTCGGGCTCGGACTGGCGTACTGGCTGGCTCACGCGGAGGGTCCGCTGGCGACGCTTGTCACCTCGCTTGTCGTCCTTCCGCTAGTCTTGCCACCTGTGGTCAGTGGCTTGTTGTTGCTGACGGTGGTCGGTCGGGGCACGCTGGTGGGGCAGCTGGCGGCCGCGAACGGACTGGCGCTGACCCGCTCGTTTGTCGGCGTCGTCCTCGCACAGACGTTCGTCGCCTCGCCGTTCGTCGTCATCACCGCCAAAGCCGCCTTCGAGAGCGTCGACCGGAGTCTGGAAGACGCTGCACGCACCCTCGGTCAGGGTCGCTTTGGGACCTTCCGTCGGGTGACGCTCCCGCTGGCCTGGCCCGGAGTTCTTGCGGGTATCACGCTCGCGTTCGCCCGCGCCATCGGGGAGTTCGGGGCGACGGTCATGCTCGCGTACTACCCACGGACGATGCCGGTCCAGATATGGGTCTCGTTCAGGAACCAGGGCCTGGAAACCGCCTTTCCGGTCGCGCTCATCCTCGTCGGCGTCGCCGTGGCGACGATACTCGTGCTCAACGTCCTCGGAACGAACCCGCTGGAGTGA
- a CDS encoding class I fructose-bisphosphate aldolase codes for MYDFTDSPLVRNDKTLVLAHDHGLEHGPKQFSGVEERLDPREVFEMATHDAVTALAVGKGLAETYYPSYEDDVNLLAKLNGSSDLWMGDPYSPKNWTVDYAAELGADAIGYTIYPGVNREPDMFEDFRPVQEAARDHDLPIAMWSYPRGQAVKSHRSESIIAYAARLGLELGADFTKVKYPRSKDAMAHAVRAAADNRVLLSGGSKTSDRDFLELVAGCMDVGVSGLAVGRNVWQREDPQAILDKLESVVFEEATADDVLEG; via the coding sequence ATGTACGATTTCACCGACTCACCACTCGTTCGCAACGACAAGACACTGGTACTCGCTCACGACCACGGCCTGGAACACGGCCCCAAACAGTTCAGCGGCGTCGAGGAGCGCCTCGACCCCAGAGAAGTGTTCGAGATGGCGACCCACGACGCCGTCACGGCACTGGCAGTAGGGAAGGGACTGGCCGAGACCTACTATCCCAGCTACGAGGACGACGTCAATCTCCTGGCCAAACTCAACGGCAGCTCCGACCTCTGGATGGGCGACCCCTACTCGCCGAAGAACTGGACCGTCGACTACGCCGCCGAGCTGGGCGCCGACGCCATCGGCTACACCATCTACCCCGGCGTCAACCGCGAGCCCGATATGTTCGAGGACTTCCGCCCGGTCCAGGAGGCCGCCCGCGACCACGACCTCCCAATCGCGATGTGGTCGTACCCGCGCGGGCAGGCCGTCAAGTCACATCGTAGCGAGTCCATCATCGCCTACGCCGCACGGCTCGGGCTGGAACTGGGCGCGGACTTCACGAAGGTGAAGTACCCCCGAAGCAAGGACGCGATGGCCCACGCGGTCCGCGCCGCCGCGGACAATCGCGTCCTGCTGTCTGGCGGGTCGAAGACCTCCGACCGCGACTTCCTCGAACTCGTCGCCGGCTGCATGGACGTCGGCGTCTCCGGGCTGGCCGTCGGCCGCAACGTCTGGCAGCGCGAAGACCCCCAGGCTATCCTCGACAAGCTCGAATCTGTCGTCTTCGAGGAGGCGACGGCCGACGACGTGCTGGAGGGGTAA
- a CDS encoding HPr family phosphocarrier protein, protein MSEERTVEIVPEAGLHARPAALFVEAVNDHEAEVEAGPPEGDLVPAQSMIAVTSLGVGEGDELRLVADGPEAEAVLDELERILTTPEDELEA, encoded by the coding sequence ATGAGCGAAGAGCGTACCGTCGAAATCGTCCCGGAGGCGGGGCTGCACGCCCGCCCGGCGGCGCTGTTCGTCGAGGCCGTCAACGACCACGAGGCCGAAGTCGAGGCCGGCCCGCCCGAGGGCGATCTCGTGCCCGCCCAGAGCATGATTGCCGTCACCAGCCTCGGCGTGGGCGAGGGTGACGAACTCCGCCTCGTCGCCGACGGGCCCGAGGCCGAGGCAGTGCTCGACGAACTGGAGCGAATACTGACGACCCCCGAGGACGAACTAGAGGCATAG
- a CDS encoding PTS fructose transporter subunit IIB, whose amino-acid sequence MKFVAVTACPTGIAHSQMGAENLEQEAERRGHDIEVEIQGAMGAENELSAEDIETADAAIIAADTSVNRDRFEDVPLVTGTIKAAVNDVEALMDEAEEAAEGDPDTEREVATDEADDTDHDSGSPDVRRGGDRSKSLVARLKRLLS is encoded by the coding sequence ATGAAATTCGTCGCAGTCACCGCCTGTCCGACCGGCATCGCACACAGTCAGATGGGCGCCGAGAACCTAGAACAGGAAGCCGAAAGACGCGGTCACGACATCGAAGTCGAGATACAGGGCGCGATGGGCGCCGAGAACGAGCTCTCGGCCGAGGACATCGAAACCGCCGACGCCGCTATCATCGCCGCAGACACCTCGGTCAATCGTGACCGTTTCGAGGACGTCCCGCTGGTCACAGGAACCATCAAGGCCGCTGTCAACGACGTCGAGGCCCTCATGGACGAAGCCGAGGAGGCCGCCGAGGGCGACCCCGACACCGAACGCGAAGTCGCCACCGACGAGGCCGACGATACCGACCACGACAGCGGCTCGCCGGACGTTCGCCGCGGCGGCGACCGCTCGAAGAGCCTCGTCGCCCGGCTCAAGCGCCTGCTGAGCTGA
- a CDS encoding aldehyde dehydrogenase family protein gives MDVAQTERRVRPVVAGEEVDGSGSADVPDQTTDEVFATVATGDQTTVADAVSAASGAVPTALETAVIQRATWCEAITAGIRNRSDELTDALVREAGVPIASAREEAATAAAQFDSVADVLRSLTGPYRTWTTATEAGDNSLVAAVPLGVVQCRPSVRAPLATAALQLAPSLGAGNGVVVTAPAATPVAVSILTELVREHVPEAAVGFVPLAADAEHALTGRGGPDAVLDAAVAAGRAGVTRFQQRLGGGTTTLVFPDADLDAAAAAIADGGPSAVERRLAGTCHVLVHASIQDELVERLDGHIADWTGGDLFDETTTVAPQRDAAGADRLAYFVDDATTKGATLVRGGSADGRQFRPTVLSDVPADAALLEDRQSTPIVPVTPFTSDADALDLAAAGRPSQSVSVFTARHSLAMDVAEAVDAGSISVHGGGDVPEDRLGSLDGRRVHEALTRLTRTKRVLQ, from the coding sequence ATGGACGTTGCACAGACCGAACGGCGGGTTCGACCGGTCGTCGCCGGCGAAGAAGTCGACGGGAGCGGGTCGGCCGACGTCCCCGACCAGACGACCGACGAGGTGTTCGCGACTGTCGCCACCGGCGACCAGACGACGGTCGCCGACGCGGTGTCCGCCGCGAGCGGGGCGGTCCCGACGGCTCTGGAGACGGCCGTCATCCAGCGTGCGACCTGGTGTGAAGCAATCACGGCTGGCATCAGGAACCGGAGCGACGAACTCACGGACGCTCTAGTCCGCGAGGCCGGCGTCCCGATAGCAAGCGCGCGCGAGGAAGCGGCGACGGCCGCGGCGCAGTTCGACAGCGTCGCCGACGTGCTCCGTTCGCTCACCGGACCGTATCGCACCTGGACGACGGCCACAGAAGCCGGCGACAACTCACTCGTCGCCGCGGTCCCACTCGGGGTCGTGCAGTGTCGCCCGTCCGTTCGAGCGCCGCTGGCGACGGCGGCCCTGCAGCTCGCCCCGTCCCTCGGCGCCGGCAATGGCGTCGTGGTGACGGCCCCGGCAGCGACACCGGTCGCCGTGTCCATACTGACCGAGCTCGTCCGCGAACACGTCCCCGAAGCCGCGGTCGGATTCGTCCCGCTCGCGGCCGACGCCGAACACGCACTGACCGGTCGTGGGGGGCCCGACGCGGTCCTCGACGCCGCGGTTGCGGCCGGGCGCGCCGGTGTGACGCGGTTCCAGCAGCGCCTCGGCGGCGGGACGACGACGCTGGTCTTCCCGGACGCCGACCTCGACGCGGCAGCCGCCGCCATCGCCGACGGGGGGCCCAGTGCCGTCGAGCGCCGCCTCGCGGGGACCTGTCACGTCCTCGTCCACGCGTCGATACAGGACGAGCTGGTCGAGCGCCTCGACGGCCACATCGCCGACTGGACCGGCGGCGACCTGTTCGACGAGACCACGACGGTCGCGCCACAGCGAGACGCCGCCGGGGCCGACCGCCTGGCGTACTTCGTCGACGACGCGACGACGAAGGGGGCGACGCTGGTCCGCGGCGGCAGTGCCGACGGCCGCCAGTTCCGGCCGACCGTCCTCTCGGACGTACCGGCCGACGCGGCGCTCCTTGAAGACCGCCAGTCCACACCCATCGTCCCGGTGACACCGTTTACATCCGACGCGGACGCCCTGGACCTGGCAGCGGCCGGGCGCCCGTCACAGTCCGTGAGCGTGTTCACCGCCCGCCACAGCCTGGCGATGGACGTGGCGGAGGCCGTGGACGCGGGTAGCATCAGCGTCCACGGGGGCGGCGATGTGCCCGAGGACCGTCTGGGCAGTCTCGACGGCCGGCGAGTGCACGAGGCCCTGACGCGGCTGACCCGAACCAAGCGAGTGCTCCAGTGA